The sequence TGATGCATCATACCCTCCTTATGGATACATGAGCGATTCTGGTGAATACATCGGATTTGACTTGGATCTTGCCACTATCGTTTGCGAAAACTTAGGGTACGAATTGATCAAGCAACCTATAGACTGGTCTTCTAAAGATATGGAATTAAACAGCGGAAACATCGATTGTATTTGGAACGGCTTTTCTATCACACCAGACCGTCTAGATCAGTATGCATGGTCCGCGGCATATGTAGATAATCTCCAAGTTATTGTTGTCCCAGCAGATAGCGATATTGAAACTCTTGCCGACCTCAAAGACAAGCATGTTGTCGTTCAATCTGCATCGGCAGCTTCTGAAGCATTAAATAGCGACAAGCTTGCATATCTTACAGACACATTTGCAGATCTAAGCGAAAATCCCGATTATAATACAGCATTTATGAATCTAGATGCCGGCGCAGCCGATGCAATAGCAATTGATATCGGGGTTGCGA is a genomic window of Candidatus Epulonipiscium viviparus containing:
- a CDS encoding transporter substrate-binding domain-containing protein, which encodes MKLAKTLLTIGTIILFTGCSDNSSNTFTVGFDASYPPYGYMSDSGEYIGFDLDLATIVCENLGYELIKQPIDWSSKDMELNSGNIDCIWNGFSITPDRLDQYAWSAAYVDNLQVIVVPADSDIETLADLKDKHVVVQSASAASEALNSDKLAYLTDTFADLSENPDYNTAFMNLDAGAADAIAIDIGVATYQLDNRTNKYRILDEPFESEKYGIGFRIDDTELRDAVDAELLKLVENGTYYELGEKYGIDKNMLCLGK